The following nucleotide sequence is from Salinigranum halophilum.
GCGGGCGGTGTCGATGAACTGCCGCCCCTCCTCGATGCCTTCGAGGTAGCCGATGATGACGTCGGTCTCGGGGTCGTCACCCCACTCGTTCACGAAGTCGGCCTCGTCGAGGACGGCCTTGTTCCCCAGTGAGACGACGTCTTTGAAGCCGATTCCCTGGTCGTTGGCCCAGTCGAGGACCGCCGTGATGAACGCCCCCGACTGAGACATGAACGACATGTTCCCCGCGAGGGCGTTGTCCGGGCCGAACGTCGCGTTCATCCCTCGCCGCGTCGAGAGGACGCCGAGGGAGTTCGGCCCGACGAGGTTCAGTTCGTACTCCTCGGCGACGGCGCGCAACTCTTCTTCGCGCGCTGCCCCGTCGCTGCCGGTCTCACCGAAGCCGGCGGTGATGACGACGACGTTGTCGATGCCGTTCTCGCCCGCCTCGCGGACGACCTCGACGGCGACAGAGGGCGGGACGACGACCACGGCGAGGTCGGCGTCGGCCTCCGCGAGCGACGAGACGCAGGGGCGGCCGAGCACCTCCTCGCGCTTCGGGTTCACGGGAACCACCGTGCCTTCGAAATCGGCGAGGAGGTTCTCCGTGATGGCGCGGCCGACCGACCCCTCGCGGTCTGTGGCGCCGACCACGGCGACACGCTCTGGGGCAAACAGTGCAGCTAGCTCTCCCATCCTCTGGCCGTTCACTCGCGACGGAATTAAAACCGCCGAGTCTTCTCGCGCCGTGAGAGCCGTCCGCAGGTCACACGAGGTCGTCGGGGTCGTTCGCCGCGCGGACGCGCTGTGCTTCGGCGGCGTAGCGCTCGCGCGTCTCCCGGTCCTCGACGCGACCCAGTGTGCCGGGCGACACCTCGACGGCGGCCGTGGTGTCGCGGTGGTCGGAGAAACTCACCAGCGCCCGTTCTTTACGGTAGTACCGCGTCCCGTCGGGCGTCGCGTACACGAGGATGATGATGTTCTGTTCGTCGTCCGAGTACGTCCGCTCGACGAGCCACACGCGAACGGGCTCGGCAGGGTCTGTCGCCTCTGACTCGGGGGTCATCCCTGTGTCCATACACTCCGTTCCCCCGCGACGCGCAAAAGTTCCGGCGTGGCTACCACTGTGTGAGAACCGACTCGACCTCGCCCGCGCGGGAGGCTGCGACCCGGGCCGCGTGGTAGTCGACCCACGCCTCCGTGTACGCGCGGGCTGGGTCGACGTCGTCGTGTCGGTCGAAGTACCGCAGGGTGAGGTCACCGTTCTCGACCGCTTCGCGTGCGTGCCGGAGATGGTCGCGGACGAGCGGTGATGGATTCGAGTCGAGTCGTTCCCGGAGCGCCTCCCGTGCTGTGCGCTTCTCTTCGAACACGCTGTCGGCGTCGGGTGGGGACTCGGGGTCGAGCGTCTCCAGCGCGTCGACGAACGCGTGGATATGGACGAAGCCTTCGGCGACTTTCGCCGCGCCGAACGCCGGGAACTCCGTCGTCCGATACGCTCCCTCGTTCACCCCGTTGCGTCCGCGCATTCCGCGGGTCCAGATGCCGTCGGCGAAGGCGGCCGGGTACTCCTCGTGTTCCTCCTCGAACGTCTCGAAGCGCTCGACGAGCGGGTCGAGGTCGGAGACGAGTGTCTCGACGTTACGGGTGAGCTGCTCGCCGAAGGGTCTGCGCTCTCCGTCCGGCGAGCCGTCTCCGAGCGGCTGTTTGCGGGCGACCGCCCGGTACTGCCGGACGTCGAGGAGTCGCGCCTGGGCCGTCGCGTGCTGGCCGGCGAGCGAGGCTTTGCCCTCGGGCGTCGAGCGGTCCGCCCCCGACCGCACCTCGCCACCGGGGACGACGGCGTCGGCGTCGCGCTGGCCCCACCACCGCTGGTGGTCGATGCGGCGGGCGTAGGGGAGATACCGCCCCGGGTCGGCGCAGGCGTGGTCGACGGTGAGTGACTCGAACGCCGCGAGCGTCTCGTCCGCCTCGCGATAGAGCGCGTCGACGTCGAACGACCCCTCGAGCGCCACGGCGTACGCGAGTGCGCCGACGGCGTCGTCGACGCGCCACAGCGCCTCCTCGACGGTGTCGGAGGTCCGCGGTCTCGAATCGAGGTCGTCGAGAAAGGCGCGGGCCTCCTCGACGTCGTCGCGGGTGTACGCGGGGAAGTCCGGCAAACTGTCGGGGTCGATGTCTTCCCATCGCTTCTCGGCCGCCGGCACGGCCTCGGCGAGTCGCGCCCGGTAGGCGTCGACGTGGCTCTCCAGCACGGGCACGGTCGGCTCGACAGGCGGGACGGGAATCGTGCGGGTTCGTGCCCGGACCACGACGGGTGGGAGTGGGCCATTGGGAACGGACGCACAGCCGCTCAGGCCGGCGAGCGCCGCCGTCGTCAGTGCGAGAAAGCCGCGCCTGGAGGGGAGAGGCGAGCGGTGGGACACGACAGGCGCTTGTAGAAGCGAGGAAATGTGTGTTCTGGTCGTCGCCGGTCAGTCGGTCACCTCGACGACCCGCGCGTCGGCGAGCGCTCGAATCTCGTCGGGGGCCATCGGGAAGACGGCCTCGGGCGTGCCCGCCGCAGCCCACACCGTCTCGTGAGTGAGGAGGGTCTCGTCGAACAGGACTGGGACGGCCGTCGCATGACAGAAGGGCGGGACGCCGCCGATAGACCACCCGAGCGTGTCGGCGATTCGGCCCGGGTCGGCCATCGTCACCTCGTCCGCGCCGACCCCGAGGTGGTCGGCGAGGCGGGCCTCGCTCACCCGGTTCGCTCCGCTGGTGACGACGACGACGAGCTCCCCGTCCGTAGCGAACGCGAGGCTGCTGGCTATCTGCGCCACGTCACAGCCGACGGCGTCGGCGGCGTCGGCGGCGGTCTTCGTCCCCTCGGGGAACTCCTCGACCGCGAGGTCGACGCCGTATCGCTCTCTCGCCTGTGCCGTGAACTCCGTCGCGCGTGGGTGCATAGTCTCGAGATGGTAGAGGGGGGACAAAACTCCTGTCGACTGGACGGTCTCACCCCGTGGGTAGCTGTGTGACCCGACGCCGGTCGAGACGGCCGTCGCCACGCGGCGCGCCAACGGGGCGGACCCGTGTGTCCACCGTGGTCGACGCGGAACCGCGAGACCGCACCTTCTTAGCCCCCCGTCTCGGAGATGAAGCCATGAGACCGGTCCGCCAGCGAACGCCCTCTCGACCGCGCCATCGATGAACCGCCTCCACCCGCGCGTCCGACTCGTCTGGGTCGCCCGCGCCGTCGTGAGCGCGACGGTTCTCGGCGTCGTCCTCGGCGTCGCCGCTCGAATCGTCCCGTTCGTACCCACCGACGTCGTCGCGCTCGCCGGTGTCGTGCTCCTCTTCGGGGTCGTCCACGCCGTGCTCCGGTACCGCTCGTGGCGTTACGAGATCCGCGACGACTCCATCTACCTCGAACGCGGCGTCCTCACGCGCGTCCGGACGGTCGTCCCGTTCGTCCGCATCCAGCACGTCGACTCCTCGCGCAGCCCCGTCGAGCGCGCCGTCGGCCTGGGGCGTGTCGTCGTCTACACCGCGGGGTCGCGCGGCGCGGACGTCTCCGTCCCGGGACTCACGCCGGTGGCCGCCGACGACCTGCGCGAACGACTGAAACGCCTCGCCATCCGCGCGGAGGGCGACGACGCCGTATAGATGAAGCTCTCCCCGCTCTCGGTCCCGTATCGCGTGCTCGAACGCGGCGGGAGCCTCCTCGTCGCCGCGGCGTTCATCGTCTTCTCGGGCGGATCGATGCTCGACGGGTTGGCGGGCCCGCTGACGCTGTTCGCCCTGCTCGGCGTCGGCGTCCTCCTCCTGGTCGGCTACGAGGTCGCGTACTACCAGCGGTACGAGTACGAACTCACGGCCGACACGTTCGACATCCACTCGGGCGTGTTCGCCCGGCGCGACCGAGAGATTCCGCTTCGCCGTATCCAGAACGTCGACATCTCGCGTAACGTCGTCCAGCGCGTCCTCGGCCTCGCCGCGGTCGACTTCGAGACCGCCGGCGGCAGCGAGACCGAAGCGTCGCTTCGGTTCGTCTCGTTCGAGGAGGCGAAACGCCTCCAGCGCGAGGTTCCGCGGCTGAAGCGCAGCACGGCCGGCGAGGAACCCGAGGAGCCGGAGCCGGCGACGGAGCTGTTCGCGCTCTCGGACCGCGAACTCGCGCTCGTCGGCCTCCTCTCGTTCGACTTCCGGGTGCCCGGTGTGCTCGCGCTGGTGCTGTCGGGGTCGGTGCCGGTCGTCAGCTCCGTGCTCCCGAGTCGCGGTGCGCTCCCGGTCGCCGCGTTCGTCCTCCTGCTCGTCGTCGGCGTCTTTCTCTTCTCGTGGATCGCCGGTGCCGTCGCGGCCGTCGTCAACTACTACGATTTCCACCTCGTGCGCGCGGGCGACGAACTCCAGTACGAACGCGGGTTGCTCCAGCG
It contains:
- a CDS encoding YbaK/EbsC family protein, producing the protein MHPRATEFTAQARERYGVDLAVEEFPEGTKTAADAADAVGCDVAQIASSLAFATDGELVVVVTSGANRVSEARLADHLGVGADEVTMADPGRIADTLGWSIGGVPPFCHATAVPVLFDETLLTHETVWAAAGTPEAVFPMAPDEIRALADARVVEVTD
- a CDS encoding PH domain-containing protein; translated protein: MNRLHPRVRLVWVARAVVSATVLGVVLGVAARIVPFVPTDVVALAGVVLLFGVVHAVLRYRSWRYEIRDDSIYLERGVLTRVRTVVPFVRIQHVDSSRSPVERAVGLGRVVVYTAGSRGADVSVPGLTPVAADDLRERLKRLAIRAEGDDAV